TGATTTCACGCTATTTACAACAATACTGGCCGAATTGCATGGGTTGGGAGGGTAATTCTCAAAATTtcagagggtaattttgtccataTGGCTTATCAGGGAGCCACTCGATTTCACGCTATTTACAACAAAGCCATCAGGTTTGGGCTGATATTGGGCCTCGGTTGGAAGGGCAATTTTGTCATGTGCGTTTGAGACGGATTGGGGTGGGTTTAGGTTTGCTGTCATTCAATGAGGGTTTCGGGGATGGGAGGCCATGcctccgagagagagagagagagagagagagagagagagagaacgagagagagagcgagagggaAAAGTGGGGATCTCAGCGCCATTGCTGCAGATCCTCAATTTCATGAGTGGGAGAGATGTTTAGGGATTTTTTTCCCACTTTTTGAGGGACGGATGgacagggagagagagagagagagggcagagAGCATGCTGTGCGTTTGCGTTTTCTGTGTGAATCTGAAGCTGCTGTTATCATCTTTTCTCAAACAGGCAAGCTCTTTGATTTCTCAAGCTCCAGGTACCAACCCTTACTCGATTTTCCCCAACTTGAACAAATATGACCAAGTACAGGACTTGATAACTTCTCTCTTTCTAAGAGAGAGAGTctgattttgtattttgtttgcAGGAAGCATCCTTCTTCGAGTTTTAGGGTTTCATTATGTGAGCTTCCAAGCTTTTTCTGGGTCAGGTATATAATTTATCTCTTTGgtgttaatttctttttgtttgggttttttGATTGTTTGTGCTTCGATTTTTCcctgaaacttaaaaaaaaagaaaagtaatagTGATGATTAAATTTTGGCCTTTGGTTTGCATGTTTGGGTTTTTTACTGTAGGtgagcaattttttattttagtgttttaattaAAGGGCTAAACATTTGTCAGGAATACATATGTATGATCATGAttaatttttgggtttaatttagcTGTTTCAGTTTTTACTGTGggtgaataattttttttatttttgttaaaacgcCAGAGATTAGTTTCTTCTTTCTTATGGttgtgaatatatatatgtgaacatATAATATCTTCGTTTGGAGTGAATAAAAAAGCTTACTACGGTAAAATTATATTTGGTGGTACTTGAATATTAGCCCATGGTATAATCAGTTTCTACTCAAAGTCTAGAAATCAAAGGACCCCAAATTTGCCAGAAAACAAGTAGAGGTTGGTTACTAAGCTAAAAGAACAAGTggtattttttggttaattggtTGGGTTTTTGGATGGCTCTTCTGGGTTGTTGTTAATTGTATGTTTGAATTTGGCATCTATTTATCCAACGGATTAGTGAGCTAAAACTACGAGTGGGGTTGTTTTGATTTTTGGGTTGTTTAATTTTCtgttattttattgaattggattttaTTCAATGGGGTTAGTGACCTAAAAGTGTAATtgggtttgttttggttttgaatcTCAGAGTCTTACATATTTGATTGTTTATTGTATTTCTCCATCTAATGCATATGTGAAAATCATGAAGTTAGAAGATCTTGGCTTAATTCACTTTATAACTTACAGTGCATGCATGCTTCCAAGGTTAGAGGTAGAACACTGGAATgtcaacttaaatttatatattg
This is a stretch of genomic DNA from Malus domestica chromosome 02, GDT2T_hap1. It encodes these proteins:
- the LOC103438353 gene encoding uncharacterized protein isoform X3 codes for the protein MDRERERERAESMLCVCVFCVNLKLLLSSFLKQASSLISQAPGSILLRVLGFHYVSFQAFSGSGKDFRFECKIFPQSRRLLFDVNQGAVSHFVLILEVIHRCSVKASKLFVLK